The following are from one region of the Bacteroidota bacterium genome:
- a CDS encoding FkbM family methyltransferase — protein MWDIGASYGIYTIFSSLKVNKGNVFAFEPEKSTHKLLANNIQLNNLRNVTPLQMAIGESEGIVELHTSESANIGTHSLAVRTDYPVSGRGQKIQIQKGDELVKHGTILSPTAIKIDVEGAELNVLRGIETILSSPLTRIVQIEIHPNILPLFGETQENIFMLMELNNFAVIKSIQRGTELEVLFEKPMLAKS, from the coding sequence GTGTGGGATATCGGAGCGAGTTATGGAATTTATACGATATTCTCTTCGCTTAAAGTTAATAAAGGAAATGTTTTTGCTTTCGAGCCGGAAAAATCCACCCACAAACTTCTCGCTAATAATATTCAACTAAATAATTTAAGAAATGTAACTCCGCTGCAAATGGCTATTGGCGAATCTGAAGGTATAGTCGAATTACATACGTCCGAATCAGCCAATATCGGAACACACAGCCTTGCCGTTCGCACCGACTATCCGGTTTCAGGGAGGGGACAAAAGATTCAGATTCAAAAAGGTGATGAGTTAGTAAAGCATGGTACGATTCTTTCACCGACGGCAATTAAGATAGATGTCGAGGGCGCCGAGTTGAATGTCCTGCGTGGAATTGAAACAATTTTATCTTCGCCGCTAACACGAATAGTTCAAATCGAAATTCATCCAAACATTCTTCCACTTTTCGGGGAGACACAAGAAAATATTTTTATGCTAATGGAATTGAACAACTTCGCCGTTATAAAATCGATTCAAAGAGGGACTGAGCTTGAGGTGCTGTTTGAAAAACCAATGCTTGCAAAATCTTAA